A region of Massilia sp. WG5 DNA encodes the following proteins:
- the gspG gene encoding type II secretion system major pseudopilin GspG yields the protein MQNIPYRMSQRRRQGGFTLVEIMVVVVIIGILGMLVVPKLLGRTGEARVTAARTDIATLMQALKLYKLDNQRYPTTEQGLQALVQKPTTGPAANGWKEGGYVEKLPKDPWGNNYQYLSPGLHGEVDVFSLGADGQPGGAGEDADVGSWEGK from the coding sequence GCGCCGCCAGGGCGGTTTCACCCTCGTCGAGATCATGGTCGTCGTGGTCATCATCGGCATTCTCGGCATGCTGGTCGTGCCCAAGCTGCTGGGCCGTACCGGCGAGGCGCGCGTTACCGCCGCCCGGACCGACATCGCGACCCTGATGCAGGCGCTCAAGCTGTACAAGCTGGACAACCAGCGCTACCCGACCACCGAGCAGGGCCTGCAGGCGCTGGTCCAGAAGCCGACCACCGGCCCGGCCGCCAACGGCTGGAAAGAAGGCGGCTATGTCGAGAAGCTGCCGAAGGACCCGTGGGGCAATAATTACCAGTACCTGTCGCCGGGCCTGCATGGCGAGGTCGACGTGTTCTCGCTGGGCGCGGACGGCCAGCCCGGCGGCGCCGGCGAAGATGCCGACGTCGGTTCCTGGGAAGGCAAATAA
- the gspH gene encoding type II secretion system minor pseudopilin GspH, with product MTRHVRGRAARPASAAKGFTLVEIMVVMVIIGITLGMASLNAIPSPHQDLQKEAQRLTLLLQLARDEAIVRNRLVTFEATPERYHFLVRNETRWDLITGDDLLREREFKNGPLTLLLDPASAGTLNPLRITFGREPVDKPFVLILATGGNRVAIRADGIGHFTVE from the coding sequence ATGACCAGACACGTGCGCGGACGGGCTGCCCGGCCCGCCTCGGCGGCCAAGGGCTTCACCCTGGTGGAGATCATGGTCGTGATGGTCATCATCGGCATCACGCTGGGAATGGCGTCGCTCAACGCGATTCCGAGTCCGCACCAGGACCTGCAGAAAGAGGCCCAGCGCCTGACCCTGCTGCTGCAGCTGGCGCGCGACGAGGCGATCGTGCGCAACCGCCTGGTCACCTTCGAAGCGACGCCCGAGCGCTACCACTTCCTGGTCCGCAACGAGACGCGCTGGGACCTGATCACCGGCGACGACCTGCTGCGCGAGCGCGAATTCAAGAACGGCCCGCTGACCCTGCTGCTCGACCCGGCCAGCGCCGGCACCCTCAATCCGCTGCGCATCACCTTCGGCCGGGAGCCGGTCGACAAGCCCTTCGTCCTGATCCTGGCCACCGGCGGCAACCGGGTCGCCATCCGCGCCGACGGCATCGGCCACTTCACGGTCGAATGA
- the gspI gene encoding type II secretion system minor pseudopilin GspI: MKISRSRGFTLLEVLVALVIVGTALGAGLRAVGSLTANSSGLRTSMMATWSAENRLVQIRLGKEFPEIGKRGFDCPQGDLHLVCQEEVFASPNPRLRRVEVSVFDIENPNRRIVKLVQLVLRPRL; this comes from the coding sequence ATGAAGATATCCCGCTCCCGTGGCTTTACCCTGCTCGAAGTGCTGGTGGCACTGGTCATCGTCGGCACCGCGCTCGGCGCCGGCCTGCGCGCGGTCGGCAGCCTGACCGCCAACAGCAGCGGGCTGCGGACCTCGATGATGGCGACCTGGTCGGCCGAGAACCGGCTCGTGCAGATCCGCCTGGGCAAGGAATTCCCGGAGATCGGCAAGCGCGGCTTCGACTGCCCGCAGGGCGACCTGCACCTGGTCTGCCAGGAAGAAGTGTTCGCCAGCCCGAACCCGCGTTTGCGCCGCGTCGAAGTCTCCGTTTTCGACATCGAAAACCCGAACCGGCGCATCGTCAAGCTGGTCCAACTCGTGCTGAGGCCGCGTCTATGA
- a CDS encoding type II secretion system protein J has translation MKRLRQRGFTLVELLVAISILAIVAVLGWRGLDGIIRARVALTNQMETTRGMQLAFAQMQSDCEHIAGRDVLERRPYLLTGTDRFTMVREVFTENQPSRLQVVAYRIINGTLVRRESPAVRDLAQLDGLWQAAVSDTDTSGAVTLQSGVTGMQVLTWENRAWRQATSAATAGNAQATQQTQQAQQTEQAQQAQQDSNTVPLPPTGMQVALQVQGQEVPMTKSFLLGEP, from the coding sequence ATGAAGCGTCTACGGCAGCGTGGCTTCACCCTGGTCGAACTGCTGGTCGCGATCAGCATCCTCGCGATCGTGGCCGTGCTCGGCTGGCGCGGGCTGGACGGCATCATCCGCGCGCGCGTGGCGCTCACCAATCAGATGGAAACCACGCGTGGCATGCAGCTGGCTTTCGCCCAGATGCAGAGCGACTGCGAGCACATCGCCGGACGCGACGTGCTCGAGCGTCGCCCTTATCTGCTGACGGGCACCGACCGCTTCACGATGGTGCGCGAGGTGTTCACCGAAAACCAGCCCTCGCGGCTGCAGGTGGTGGCTTACCGGATCATCAACGGCACCCTGGTGCGGCGCGAGTCGCCGGCCGTGCGCGACCTGGCCCAGCTCGACGGCCTGTGGCAGGCCGCAGTCAGCGACACCGACACCAGCGGCGCCGTCACGCTGCAGTCCGGGGTCACCGGGATGCAGGTGCTGACCTGGGAGAACCGCGCCTGGCGCCAGGCCACCAGCGCCGCGACCGCAGGCAACGCCCAGGCAACGCAACAGACGCAGCAGGCGCAGCAGACTGAGCAGGCCCAGCAGGCCCAGCAGGATTCGAATACCGTGCCGCTGCCGCCGACCGGCATGCAGGTGGCGCTGCAAGTGCAGGGACAGGAAGTACCGATGACCAAGTCTTTCCTGCTGGGGGAACCATGA
- the gspK gene encoding type II secretion system minor pseudopilin GspK, translating into MRRPRLRGVRERGVAVITALLLTTLAISIVASLFWQQQVQVRSMENQRLHLQTKWILRGALDWASLVLFQDGLDHMQYTSLDQVWATPLAETRLDQYIERERVAGENFDATLSGNIIDACSRYNLRNLADKGQVNPEQMEVFGRLLRNLQMDQQLAGRAAAFVAAGQPLEAPTPEGGAASGENGAGTGTGTTTGGTGTGTGTGTGTTTGSRTLPSVSRSSVAGSPMKFLAVDDLLTVPGFTPAMVERLRPFVIVLPDVTPVNVNTAPAEVLASLMPNMSVSEANSLVVRRQRAAWRGIEFFAMDVGDSRPITPNAAGVRSDWFLVNSRIRLDRAALDAEALIHRYPTLIAGGGTKVEWIRQY; encoded by the coding sequence ATGAGACGGCCACGACTGCGGGGCGTGCGCGAACGCGGCGTCGCCGTCATCACCGCACTGCTGCTGACGACGCTGGCGATTTCCATCGTCGCCAGCCTGTTCTGGCAGCAACAGGTACAGGTGCGCTCGATGGAGAACCAGCGCCTGCACCTGCAGACCAAGTGGATCCTGCGCGGCGCCCTCGACTGGGCCAGCCTGGTGCTGTTCCAGGACGGCCTCGATCACATGCAATATACGTCGCTCGACCAGGTCTGGGCCACCCCGCTGGCGGAAACCCGGCTCGACCAGTACATCGAACGCGAACGGGTCGCGGGAGAAAATTTCGATGCGACCTTGTCCGGCAACATAATTGACGCTTGCTCGCGCTACAATCTGCGCAATCTGGCCGACAAAGGGCAGGTGAATCCGGAGCAGATGGAAGTGTTCGGCCGCCTGCTGCGCAACCTGCAGATGGACCAGCAGCTGGCGGGGCGGGCCGCCGCCTTCGTCGCCGCCGGCCAGCCGCTGGAAGCGCCGACCCCGGAGGGCGGCGCGGCGAGCGGCGAGAACGGCGCCGGTACGGGAACGGGAACAACGACGGGCGGTACGGGAACGGGAACGGGAACGGGAACGGGAACGACGACCGGCAGCCGGACCCTGCCGAGCGTCAGCCGCAGCAGCGTGGCCGGCTCGCCGATGAAGTTCCTGGCGGTGGACGACCTGCTGACGGTGCCGGGCTTTACGCCGGCGATGGTCGAGCGCCTGCGGCCGTTCGTGATCGTGCTGCCGGACGTGACGCCGGTGAACGTCAACACGGCGCCGGCCGAGGTGCTGGCGTCCCTGATGCCGAACATGTCGGTGTCGGAAGCGAATTCGCTGGTCGTGCGGCGGCAGCGCGCGGCCTGGCGGGGGATCGAATTTTTTGCGATGGACGTCGGAGACAGCAGGCCGATCACGCCGAACGCCGCGGGCGTGCGGAGCGACTGGTTCCTGGTAAACAGCCGGATCCGCCTGGACCGCGCCGCCCTGGATGCCGAGGCGCTGATCCACCGCTATCCGACGCTGATTGCCGGCGGCGGCACCAAGGTGGAGTGGATCCGCCAGTACTAA
- the gspL gene encoding type II secretion system protein GspL — protein sequence MTTLYIRHPARAEGEHALSRFALVNDGGVIEQQGEGPLRNLGDLVGGNRVVLLLAGADVNLLQVQAPPLTGARLKAALPGLVEEHILGDPADHVLVAAPQQPDETRPVAVVDRDWLESIVRSLLAQGARSVAAVPAQLCLPLQPGSVSAAIQGAELTLRQGLFQGFGLALDAAPAVVLQTARAFSGDAPLALYVPPGQLGEYQALALDAGPGISFETDDWAHWIAGSKSTSLDLVSGLGAAGSQPRDWRRWRWPLRLILLAVAVNLIGLNVEWLRLKREADTVRQSMTQTFRSVYPNQTAILDPVAQMRQNVARARASTGEVAPDEFTYIASAFGEATRSLGRQPGIASIEYREHALSVKVKPETVDPGLTGQLRTALAARNMSLDEAAPGNWVIRSTGAKQ from the coding sequence TTGACTACACTCTATATCCGGCATCCCGCCCGCGCGGAAGGCGAGCACGCGCTGAGCCGCTTCGCTCTCGTGAACGATGGCGGCGTCATCGAACAGCAGGGCGAAGGCCCGCTGCGCAACCTGGGCGACCTGGTGGGCGGCAACCGGGTCGTGCTGCTGCTGGCCGGCGCCGACGTCAACCTGCTGCAGGTACAGGCCCCGCCCCTGACCGGCGCGCGCCTGAAGGCCGCGCTGCCCGGCCTGGTCGAAGAACACATCCTCGGCGACCCCGCCGACCACGTCCTGGTGGCCGCGCCCCAGCAGCCGGACGAGACCCGGCCGGTCGCCGTGGTCGACCGTGACTGGCTGGAATCCATCGTGCGCAGCCTGCTGGCGCAGGGCGCGCGCTCGGTGGCGGCGGTGCCGGCCCAGCTCTGCCTGCCGCTGCAGCCGGGCAGCGTCTCGGCCGCCATCCAGGGCGCCGAGCTGACCCTGCGCCAGGGCCTGTTCCAGGGTTTCGGCCTGGCGCTCGACGCCGCCCCGGCGGTGGTGCTGCAGACCGCGCGCGCCTTCAGCGGCGACGCCCCGCTGGCGCTGTACGTGCCGCCCGGCCAGTTGGGCGAATACCAGGCCCTCGCGCTCGACGCCGGCCCCGGCATCAGTTTCGAGACCGACGACTGGGCGCACTGGATCGCCGGCTCGAAGAGCACCTCGCTCGACCTGGTGAGCGGCCTGGGCGCCGCCGGCAGCCAGCCGCGCGACTGGCGCCGCTGGCGCTGGCCGCTGCGCCTGATCCTGCTGGCGGTGGCGGTCAACCTGATCGGCCTGAACGTCGAGTGGCTGCGCCTGAAGCGCGAAGCCGACACCGTGCGCCAGTCGATGACCCAGACCTTCCGCTCCGTGTACCCGAACCAGACCGCGATCCTCGACCCGGTCGCCCAGATGCGCCAGAACGTCGCGCGCGCCCGCGCCAGCACCGGCGAGGTGGCGCCCGACGAATTCACCTATATCGCCTCGGCCTTCGGTGAAGCGACGCGCTCGCTCGGACGTCAACCCGGCATTGCGTCAATTGAATACCGGGAACACGCACTGTCGGTCAAAGTCAAACCCGAAACAGTCGACCCCGGTTTGACGGGGCAGCTGCGTACCGCCCTGGCTGCGCGCAACATGAGCCTCGACGAGGCCGCGCCGGGCAACTGGGTGATCCGCAGCACAGGAGCCAAGCAATGA